In the genome of Bryobacteraceae bacterium, one region contains:
- a CDS encoding glycoside hydrolase family 140 protein → MRPAAFLAFSATLAAAPLPLQISPNHRYLQTSGGKPFFWLADTGWLLFHKLTREESVRYLDTRQAQGYNVIQVMVLHTAAARNVYGKSALIENDPARPNTEPGGYWDHVDWVIEQAADKGIYMALVPAWGSLANAGQLNADNVETYTRFLANRYGKRPNVVWLTGGDIRGDRHPSLWKIMGRTLRQVAPAQLITYHPFGRTQSSTWHHTEPWLDFNMFQSGHRRYDQDDTPGAKGEDNWRYVAEDLALEPPKPTLDGEPSYERIPQGLHDFKQPLWQDHDVRRYAYWSVFAGSCGHTYGNGAVMPMIKSTDAKPAYGLNVAWDDAINDRGAVQMRHLKRLMLSRPYFERVPDQSLIAGKNGERYDYIAATRGRRYAMFYTYTGRPFEVALGKIEGTRLRAAWFDPRTGASLPAEEFPNRGTRRFTPPGESRPGNDWVLLLDDAANPALAAIPLPSLQ, encoded by the coding sequence ATGCGCCCCGCCGCCTTCCTCGCCTTCTCCGCCACCCTCGCCGCCGCCCCGCTCCCTCTCCAGATCTCCCCCAACCACCGCTACCTCCAGACATCCGGCGGCAAGCCCTTCTTCTGGCTCGCCGACACCGGCTGGCTCCTATTCCACAAACTCACCCGCGAGGAATCCGTCCGCTACCTCGATACGCGCCAGGCCCAGGGCTACAACGTCATCCAGGTGATGGTGCTCCACACCGCCGCCGCGCGCAATGTCTACGGCAAGTCCGCGCTCATCGAAAACGACCCCGCCCGCCCCAACACGGAGCCCGGCGGCTACTGGGACCACGTCGACTGGGTGATCGAACAGGCCGCCGACAAGGGTATTTATATGGCCCTCGTCCCCGCCTGGGGCTCGCTCGCCAACGCCGGCCAGCTCAACGCCGACAACGTCGAAACCTACACCCGCTTCCTCGCCAACCGCTACGGCAAGCGCCCGAACGTCGTCTGGCTCACCGGAGGCGACATCCGCGGCGACCGCCATCCCAGTCTCTGGAAAATCATGGGCCGGACGCTCAGGCAGGTCGCCCCCGCCCAGCTCATCACCTACCACCCCTTCGGCCGCACCCAATCCTCCACCTGGCATCACACCGAGCCCTGGCTCGACTTCAACATGTTCCAATCCGGCCACCGCCGTTACGATCAGGACGACACGCCTGGGGCCAAAGGCGAAGACAACTGGCGCTACGTCGCCGAAGACCTCGCCCTTGAGCCCCCGAAACCCACCCTCGACGGCGAACCCTCCTACGAGCGCATCCCGCAGGGCCTCCACGACTTCAAGCAACCCCTCTGGCAGGATCACGACGTCCGCCGCTACGCGTATTGGTCCGTCTTCGCCGGATCCTGCGGACACACCTACGGCAACGGCGCCGTCATGCCCATGATCAAGTCCACCGACGCCAAACCCGCCTACGGCCTCAACGTCGCCTGGGACGACGCGATCAACGACCGAGGCGCCGTCCAGATGCGCCACCTCAAGCGCCTCATGCTCTCCAGGCCCTACTTCGAACGCGTACCCGATCAATCCCTCATCGCCGGCAAGAACGGCGAACGCTATGACTATATCGCCGCCACTCGCGGCCGCCGCTACGCGATGTTCTACACATACACCGGCCGGCCATTTGAGGTCGCGCTCGGCAAGATCGAGGGAACCCGCCTCCGCGCCGCATGGTTCGACCCGAGGACGGGCGCGTCGCTGCCCGCCGAAGAGTTTCCCAATCGCGGAACGCGCCGCTTCACTCCGCCCGGCGAGTCTCGACCCGGCAATGACTGGGTCCTGCTGCTCGACGACGCCGCCAACCCCGCGCTCGCCGCAATCCCCCTTCCGTCGTTGCAATAA
- a CDS encoding SpoIIE family protein phosphatase — MKRELMIHLQDGSARSLPLDGKRVTLGRSSDNDLAYPDDPILSRRHLAFFFDADDWHVEDLGSKNGTLVNGEKLHGRRSLTIGDRVQAGRVTLVYDDPAQVADRTVVFVPDDFSETKRSASVSVNLREVLGDQAQGLEAALKAPALAGASHVQALLAAGAELDGQRPLPELFGVILDLSIRSVGASRGVVMILEEGQLVTRAARGDSFRISGAVRDRVINHKESLLFSDASQDAGLRGSVTIVQQRIKSLIAAPLQTNDKVIGLLYLDSPDIIRPFNQQDLTLLTVMANIAAIRIENARLAEVEQAERFLKKELEQAAEIQRNLLPKQAPAVDGLELAGISVACRSVGGDYFDYMPLSDGRIAIMCGDVAGKGMSAALLMSSLQARVQVLCEESRDMAELMTRINRSVASTCPGNRFITFFMCIYDPASGDLAYSNAGHNPPYLMRSAGAIETLETGGPVLGILRNFPYQSAGARLDPGDLLVMFSDGVTEARSAEDEEYGEERLLGELGALRTSPAADVVREVFQSVERFMGDEPAGDDITVVAARRV; from the coding sequence ATGAAACGTGAGTTGATGATCCACCTCCAGGATGGGTCCGCGCGGAGCTTGCCCCTCGACGGCAAGCGCGTCACGCTGGGCCGTTCGAGCGACAATGACCTCGCCTATCCCGACGACCCTATCCTCTCCCGCCGCCACCTCGCGTTCTTCTTCGACGCCGACGACTGGCACGTCGAGGACCTCGGCAGCAAGAACGGCACCCTCGTCAATGGCGAAAAGCTCCACGGGCGCCGATCCCTCACCATCGGCGACCGCGTCCAGGCCGGGCGCGTCACACTCGTCTACGACGATCCCGCCCAGGTCGCCGACCGCACCGTGGTCTTCGTCCCCGACGATTTCTCCGAAACCAAGCGTTCGGCGAGCGTCAGCGTCAATCTCAGGGAGGTCCTCGGCGATCAGGCCCAGGGGCTCGAAGCCGCGCTCAAAGCGCCTGCCCTCGCCGGCGCCTCGCATGTCCAGGCGCTGCTCGCCGCCGGCGCCGAACTCGACGGTCAGCGGCCCCTGCCCGAACTCTTCGGCGTCATCCTCGACCTTTCCATTCGCTCCGTGGGCGCATCCCGCGGCGTCGTGATGATCCTCGAAGAGGGCCAGCTCGTCACCCGTGCCGCCCGCGGCGATTCCTTCCGCATCTCCGGCGCCGTCCGCGACCGCGTCATCAACCACAAGGAATCCCTCCTGTTCTCCGACGCCAGTCAGGACGCCGGCCTCCGCGGCTCCGTCACCATCGTTCAGCAGCGGATCAAAAGCCTGATAGCCGCACCCCTCCAAACCAACGACAAGGTGATCGGCCTCCTCTATCTCGACTCGCCTGACATCATCCGCCCGTTCAACCAACAGGACCTCACGCTGCTCACCGTGATGGCCAACATCGCCGCCATCCGGATCGAGAATGCTCGGCTCGCCGAAGTCGAACAAGCCGAACGGTTCCTCAAGAAGGAACTCGAACAGGCCGCCGAGATCCAGCGGAACCTGCTCCCGAAACAGGCGCCCGCCGTCGACGGCCTCGAACTCGCCGGCATCAGCGTCGCCTGCCGGTCCGTGGGCGGCGATTACTTCGACTACATGCCGCTTTCCGACGGCCGCATCGCCATCATGTGCGGCGACGTCGCCGGCAAGGGCATGTCGGCCGCGTTGCTCATGTCGAGCCTGCAGGCGCGCGTCCAGGTGCTCTGCGAGGAAAGCCGCGACATGGCCGAACTGATGACGCGCATCAACCGCAGCGTCGCCTCCACCTGCCCCGGCAACCGCTTCATCACGTTCTTCATGTGCATCTACGATCCGGCGTCCGGCGACCTTGCCTACTCCAACGCCGGCCATAACCCGCCGTACCTGATGCGCTCCGCCGGCGCGATCGAAACGCTCGAAACCGGCGGACCCGTCCTCGGCATCCTGCGCAACTTCCCCTATCAATCGGCCGGCGCCCGCCTCGACCCCGGCGACTTACTCGTGATGTTCAGCGATGGAGTGACCGAAGCCCGATCCGCCGAAGACGAAGAGTACGGCGAAGAGCGCCTCCTCGGCGAACTCGGCGCGCTCCGCACCTCCCCCGCCGCCGATGTCGTCCGCGAAGTCTTTCAGTCCGTCGAACGCTTCATGGGCGACGAGCCGGCCGGAGACGACATCACGGTCGTCGCCGCCCGCCGCGTGTGA
- a CDS encoding HEAT repeat domain-containing protein: protein MKFRNLVVLAIVAGAVAILWRTGEKAEQPVSRGIHSITVPEGFLVEPAATDGLVRYPMLGIVAPDGAMYMCESSGKTMKTPEMSASPDYVVSRLTDTDGDGIYDKSTVFADKLTLPAGAAWYRGGLYVAAPPYLLHLRDTNNDGVADVREAIVEGWNLSANAASLHGPTLGPDGLLYLTDGRHGFDIKTRDGRAYKGLASRIWRVRPDGEGLEAFAGGGFDNPVEVAFTEGGDMFATMTYFTDPQAGQRDAILHVVEGGVYPKPHPATEEFKRTGDLMPVMTRFARIAPAGLLRYRGPTFGQEFQGNLFTAQFNAHRVQRHIVSRDNSTYKTEDSDFLVSSDPDFHPTDVIESPDGSVIVVDTGAWFIHGCPLSRVAKPDVKGTLYRVRRVAADRPSDPRGAAIGALTPAHLDDPRPFVHDRAVESLVEAGEPSVAPLTAFLAAAATDRGAASAVFALARIATPAAIDAVRQALTSPRWPVRQAAARMLGMQHDSGSAAALANLVRTDPDPSVRRQAATALGQIGDKNASAALLEAAANPADRFVEHAIVYALIQIADTKPLLAALKSKDASVRKAALIALDQIDRSPLRETHLQPFLEDEDLGLRRTAFWIVSRHPSWSGRLSRSIEARLRAVDLDQREATVLEETIAQLCAEPSMQSTVDKALAAATAPARLRLLLNGVERCAAPELPASWSAAMGKLLDHEDPAIRMQTVTVVRARGVAALDPALNRIADDASAPADLRVAALSALGAREPKLSPARLAFLVSQIAPSVDASTKLAAGQVLGRARLDEEQLIALAQNTLRSADPLVVPNLLDAFRNTQSPSAASALIRALRGMEDSLGATGTQRVGELVASFPPSARNEAKPLLARIEQQRAARLEKLRSLMPILSEKGDPARGKEIFFGAKAGCSGCHTIGIQGGDVGPDLTSIGAIRSPHDILEAIVLPSESFVPGHEVYRVETGRDIYSGVLGRHSPPGAIRLVTGPGDEVLIPRREIRKMEHAPLSLMPDGYEDVLSRQELTDLIAWLRQQTSRKAAQTD from the coding sequence ATGAAATTCCGAAACCTGGTGGTGCTCGCCATTGTCGCCGGAGCGGTGGCCATCCTTTGGCGCACCGGCGAAAAGGCGGAGCAGCCGGTCTCTCGCGGCATCCATTCCATCACCGTGCCCGAAGGCTTCCTCGTGGAACCGGCCGCCACCGACGGCCTGGTCCGCTACCCCATGCTCGGCATCGTCGCTCCGGACGGCGCCATGTATATGTGCGAATCGTCGGGCAAGACGATGAAGACTCCGGAGATGTCCGCCTCGCCCGACTACGTCGTTTCGCGGCTCACCGATACCGACGGCGACGGCATCTACGATAAGTCCACCGTTTTCGCCGACAAGCTGACGCTCCCCGCCGGCGCCGCCTGGTATCGTGGCGGCCTTTACGTCGCCGCGCCCCCGTATCTCCTCCACCTCCGCGACACAAATAACGATGGCGTCGCCGACGTGCGCGAGGCCATCGTCGAAGGCTGGAACCTCTCCGCCAACGCCGCCTCCCTCCACGGCCCCACCCTCGGCCCCGATGGCTTGCTCTACCTCACCGATGGCCGCCACGGTTTCGACATCAAGACCAGGGACGGCCGCGCCTACAAGGGCCTCGCCTCCCGCATCTGGCGCGTCCGCCCCGACGGCGAAGGACTCGAAGCCTTCGCCGGCGGCGGCTTCGACAATCCCGTGGAAGTGGCCTTCACCGAAGGCGGCGACATGTTCGCCACGATGACCTACTTCACCGATCCGCAGGCCGGCCAGCGCGACGCGATCCTCCATGTCGTCGAAGGCGGCGTCTATCCCAAGCCGCACCCGGCAACGGAGGAGTTCAAACGCACCGGCGACCTGATGCCCGTGATGACCAGGTTCGCCCGCATCGCCCCCGCCGGCCTTCTCCGATACCGCGGACCCACCTTCGGCCAGGAGTTCCAGGGCAACCTCTTCACCGCCCAGTTCAACGCCCACCGCGTGCAGCGCCACATCGTTTCCCGCGACAACTCCACCTACAAAACCGAAGATTCCGATTTCCTCGTCTCGAGCGACCCGGACTTCCATCCCACCGACGTCATCGAATCCCCGGACGGCAGCGTCATTGTCGTCGATACCGGCGCGTGGTTCATCCATGGCTGCCCGCTCTCGCGCGTTGCGAAACCGGACGTGAAAGGCACGCTCTACCGCGTCCGCCGCGTAGCAGCCGATCGCCCTTCCGACCCCCGCGGCGCCGCCATCGGCGCCCTCACTCCGGCCCACCTCGACGATCCACGGCCCTTCGTTCATGACCGCGCCGTCGAGTCACTCGTCGAAGCCGGCGAACCGAGCGTCGCGCCCCTCACCGCCTTCCTCGCCGCCGCCGCCACCGATCGCGGCGCGGCCTCCGCCGTCTTCGCCCTCGCCCGCATCGCCACCCCCGCCGCCATCGACGCCGTGCGCCAGGCGCTCACCTCCCCGCGCTGGCCGGTGCGCCAGGCCGCCGCGCGGATGCTCGGCATGCAGCACGATTCCGGCAGCGCCGCCGCCCTCGCCAACCTCGTCCGCACCGATCCCGACCCGTCCGTCCGCCGCCAGGCCGCCACCGCGCTCGGCCAGATCGGCGACAAAAACGCCTCCGCCGCGCTCCTCGAAGCCGCCGCCAATCCCGCCGACCGCTTCGTCGAACACGCCATCGTCTACGCGCTCATCCAGATCGCCGACACCAAGCCTCTGCTCGCCGCGCTCAAATCGAAGGACGCTTCCGTTCGAAAAGCCGCGCTCATCGCTCTCGACCAGATCGACCGCTCGCCGCTTCGCGAAACCCATCTCCAGCCCTTCCTCGAAGACGAGGACCTCGGCCTCCGCCGCACCGCGTTCTGGATCGTCTCGCGCCACCCCTCATGGTCCGGCCGTCTCTCGCGATCGATCGAAGCCCGCCTCCGCGCCGTCGACCTCGACCAGCGCGAGGCCACCGTCCTCGAGGAAACCATCGCCCAGTTGTGCGCGGAGCCCTCGATGCAGTCCACCGTCGACAAGGCGCTCGCCGCCGCCACCGCTCCCGCCCGCTTGCGGCTCCTGCTGAACGGCGTGGAGCGCTGCGCCGCCCCGGAACTGCCCGCGTCCTGGAGCGCCGCGATGGGCAAGCTCCTCGATCACGAAGATCCCGCCATCCGCATGCAGACCGTAACCGTGGTCCGCGCCCGCGGCGTCGCCGCCCTGGACCCCGCGTTGAACCGCATCGCCGACGATGCCTCCGCCCCCGCCGATCTTCGCGTCGCCGCCCTCAGCGCCCTCGGCGCTCGCGAACCGAAGCTTTCGCCCGCCCGGCTCGCATTCCTCGTCTCCCAGATCGCGCCGTCCGTGGACGCATCCACGAAGCTCGCCGCCGGCCAGGTGCTCGGCCGCGCCCGCCTCGACGAAGAGCAACTCATCGCTCTCGCGCAAAACACCCTCCGCTCGGCCGATCCGCTCGTCGTCCCGAACCTGCTGGACGCCTTCCGCAACACCCAAAGCCCTTCCGCCGCCTCCGCGCTCATCCGCGCCTTGCGCGGCATGGAGGATTCGCTCGGCGCCACCGGCACGCAGCGCGTCGGTGAGCTCGTCGCCTCATTCCCGCCGTCGGCGCGCAACGAAGCCAAGCCCCTGCTCGCCCGCATCGAACAGCAGCGCGCCGCCAGACTCGAAAAGCTCCGCTCACTCATGCCCATCCTTTCCGAAAAAGGCGATCCCGCCCGCGGAAAAGAGATCTTCTTCGGCGCCAAAGCCGGCTGTTCCGGCTGTCACACCATCGGCATCCAAGGCGGCGACGTCGGGCCTGACCTCACCTCCATCGGCGCCATCCGCTCCCCGCACGACATCCTCGAAGCCATCGTCCTCCCCAGCGAAAGCTTCGTTCCCGGCCACGAAGTCTACCGCGTCGAGACCGGGCGCGACATCTACTCCGGCGTTCTCGGCCGCCACTCCCCGCCCGGCGCCATCCGCCTCGTCACCGGCCCCGGCGACGAGGTCCTCATCCCGCGCCGCGAGATCAGGAAGATGGAGCACGCGCCGCTTTCACTCATGCCCGACGGCTACGAGGACGTCCTCTCCCGCCAGGAGCTCACCGACCTCATCGCCTGGCTCCGCCAGCAAACCTCGCGAAAAGCGGCGCAAACCGACTGA
- a CDS encoding S41 family peptidase produces the protein MRISRPIYWFVCLALAPGFAIAQLTPEQRLFDFEQLVSVFAKNYGPYEWKRDRMNFDLYRTEPWVERIRAAKDDLEYQEILSEYVASLQDAHSQFVVSSNFSAAIGLGADIYDGRVLVDTVDRTELPEDRYPIHAGDEVLSIGGREAMEIVRDLSRFIGLSEPRSRLRAAAGQLFSRPQALFPRAQEVGETAVVAIRHAGGNSATYEIPWVRRGVPVEAPSPIRSPKGAQSRQASATVSLLNRLDRRQAAWQARLRGIGSRNPYFRLPDGFQPRLGRNRTDVHYSGIYEAEGKRIGFLRIPSFSPSSSALALFELQLELAFLNENTDGLVVDVGRNPGGSCFGLPLLQMLIPWEFELAGEQLRATLNLLADAETQLAIARILDTEEEVRRLEEIAAKIRAALDEDRGLTERLPICASTFQHQPQRDRNGNITAYNKPMIVLVDEFTISWGDHFAAAIQDNGRGKLFGYRTNGAGGQVSAAPAGFFTEAVTTFSQGQGARNRVIGFEDVGATNLIENAGVRPEIVYDVMTEENLRLDGAPYVAAFTKAILDEIAAQAQATGGSDVR, from the coding sequence ATGAGAATCAGCCGCCCAATTTACTGGTTCGTGTGCCTTGCGCTCGCGCCGGGGTTCGCCATCGCGCAATTGACCCCGGAACAAAGGCTTTTCGATTTCGAGCAACTGGTCTCGGTTTTCGCCAAGAATTACGGGCCCTACGAGTGGAAGCGGGACCGCATGAACTTCGATCTTTACCGGACCGAACCTTGGGTGGAGCGGATTCGCGCCGCCAAGGACGACCTCGAATACCAGGAAATTCTTTCCGAGTATGTAGCGAGCCTGCAAGACGCTCATTCGCAGTTTGTGGTGAGCAGTAACTTTTCGGCCGCCATCGGGCTCGGCGCCGATATCTACGACGGCCGCGTGCTGGTGGATACGGTGGACCGGACCGAGCTGCCGGAGGACCGGTATCCGATCCACGCCGGCGACGAGGTGCTGTCGATCGGCGGGCGCGAGGCGATGGAGATCGTGCGGGACCTGTCGCGATTTATCGGACTTTCCGAGCCCCGGTCGCGTTTGCGCGCGGCGGCGGGTCAGTTGTTCTCGCGGCCGCAGGCGCTCTTTCCACGCGCGCAGGAAGTGGGCGAGACGGCTGTAGTGGCGATCCGGCACGCGGGCGGCAACAGCGCCACCTACGAGATCCCATGGGTCCGCCGGGGAGTTCCGGTGGAGGCGCCTTCGCCCATCCGGTCGCCGAAAGGGGCCCAGTCGCGGCAGGCTTCGGCGACCGTATCGCTGCTCAACCGGTTGGACCGGCGTCAGGCGGCGTGGCAGGCCCGGCTGCGCGGCATCGGCAGCCGCAATCCCTACTTCCGGCTCCCGGACGGGTTTCAACCGCGGCTGGGACGGAACCGGACCGACGTTCACTACTCGGGGATCTACGAAGCCGAGGGCAAGCGCATCGGCTTCCTCCGTATCCCTTCGTTTTCACCGTCGAGTTCGGCGCTGGCGTTATTCGAGCTGCAACTGGAACTCGCGTTCCTCAACGAGAACACCGATGGACTGGTGGTGGACGTCGGCCGGAATCCCGGAGGCTCCTGCTTCGGACTTCCGCTGCTGCAGATGCTGATTCCGTGGGAATTCGAACTGGCCGGAGAGCAACTGCGGGCCACGCTGAACCTGCTGGCCGACGCCGAGACGCAGTTGGCGATCGCCCGGATTCTGGATACCGAGGAGGAGGTGCGGCGGCTGGAGGAGATCGCCGCGAAGATCCGCGCCGCGCTCGACGAGGATCGCGGATTGACGGAGCGGCTTCCTATATGCGCCAGCACTTTCCAGCATCAGCCGCAGCGGGACCGCAACGGCAACATCACCGCCTACAACAAGCCGATGATCGTGCTGGTGGACGAGTTCACGATTTCCTGGGGCGATCACTTCGCCGCCGCGATCCAGGACAACGGCCGCGGAAAGCTGTTCGGCTACCGGACCAATGGAGCGGGCGGGCAGGTTAGCGCCGCTCCGGCGGGCTTCTTCACGGAAGCAGTGACCACGTTCAGCCAGGGACAGGGCGCGCGCAATCGCGTGATCGGGTTTGAGGACGTGGGTGCGACGAACCTGATCGAGAACGCGGGCGTGCGGCCGGAGATTGTCTACGACGTGATGACGGAGGAGAACCTGCGGCTCGACGGAGCGCCGTACGTGGCGGCGTTCACCAAAGCGATTCTCGATGAAATCGCGGCGCAGGCTCAGGCGACGGGAGGCAGCGATGTCCGCTAA
- a CDS encoding S41 family peptidase, whose protein sequence is MSAKRVLMTMAALTASAWADLTPDQKEFDMRVLAASYARNYAPAEWKKQVFGFDIFDIADWVRRARESKDDLEFWEICAEYVASLRDSHSSFSIPSLFQASLGFTADLYGDKPVIDAISRSVLPAARYPFGRGWEVVSVDGAPAEETIARLSRFVYMANDRSRRRVAASYLGFRPQSRFPRAHEIGAEAVVVVKSPAGEEQTYTIPWRKSGTPATSAGKLPSPVAPRESRADAPEDAPSLTDYTRDIVESPGEVNGVGSRTPIYALPAGFQMRQGRLSSDVFLSGVYLSGDLRIGLIRIPNFAPSSTSAALRTFEGEIQFMQENTDGLVVDITRNNGGDACYNEEIQRRLIPYEFRGIGREIRLTTRFLISFSNELEAARARSADPESIAQLEARLAEYVQAFREGRPRTGPLAVCAGTLQRQPAAVVYTKPVLTLIDEFSISAADGFAAVMQDARRGKLFGWRTNGAGGTTGSFPATVYSEAFASHTIAMHNRREPIVTNELPTAPYVENIGVRPDILYDLMTLDELNNDFRWYVIAFTEAISEMIRAGR, encoded by the coding sequence ATGTCCGCTAAACGGGTTCTGATGACGATGGCGGCGTTGACCGCGAGCGCCTGGGCGGACCTGACGCCGGACCAGAAAGAGTTCGACATGCGGGTGCTGGCCGCGAGCTACGCGCGGAACTACGCACCGGCCGAATGGAAGAAGCAGGTCTTCGGGTTCGACATCTTCGATATCGCGGACTGGGTGCGGCGGGCGCGGGAATCCAAGGACGACCTGGAGTTTTGGGAGATCTGCGCGGAGTACGTGGCCAGCCTGCGCGATTCTCACTCGAGCTTCAGCATCCCGTCGCTGTTTCAGGCTTCGCTCGGGTTCACGGCCGATCTCTACGGGGACAAGCCGGTGATCGACGCGATTTCGCGGTCGGTGCTTCCGGCCGCCCGGTATCCGTTTGGGCGGGGATGGGAAGTGGTGTCGGTGGACGGGGCTCCGGCCGAGGAAACGATCGCGCGGTTGAGCCGTTTCGTTTACATGGCGAACGACCGGAGCCGCCGCCGAGTGGCCGCGTCGTACCTGGGCTTCCGGCCGCAATCGCGCTTTCCGCGCGCGCACGAAATTGGCGCCGAGGCGGTGGTCGTGGTGAAGAGCCCGGCGGGAGAAGAGCAGACCTATACGATTCCGTGGCGGAAATCGGGGACTCCGGCGACGTCGGCAGGCAAGCTCCCGTCGCCGGTGGCGCCCCGGGAGTCGCGGGCGGATGCGCCGGAAGACGCGCCGTCGTTGACCGACTACACGCGGGATATCGTCGAATCGCCCGGCGAAGTGAACGGCGTAGGCTCCCGAACGCCGATTTATGCGCTGCCGGCCGGATTCCAGATGCGGCAGGGCCGGCTCAGTTCGGACGTGTTTCTCTCCGGCGTCTACCTGTCCGGAGACCTGCGCATCGGGCTGATCCGGATTCCGAACTTCGCGCCGTCGAGCACGTCGGCCGCGCTGCGGACCTTCGAAGGAGAGATCCAGTTCATGCAGGAGAACACCGACGGGCTGGTGGTGGATATCACGCGCAACAATGGCGGCGACGCCTGCTACAACGAAGAAATCCAGCGGCGGCTGATTCCGTACGAGTTTCGCGGAATCGGCCGCGAGATTCGCTTGACCACGCGTTTCCTGATTTCGTTTTCGAATGAACTCGAAGCGGCGCGGGCGCGCAGCGCCGATCCGGAGTCGATCGCGCAACTGGAGGCGCGGCTGGCCGAGTATGTGCAGGCGTTCCGCGAAGGGCGTCCGCGCACCGGTCCGCTAGCCGTGTGCGCCGGGACCTTGCAGCGGCAGCCCGCGGCGGTGGTCTACACGAAGCCGGTGCTGACGCTGATCGACGAGTTCTCGATCTCGGCGGCGGACGGATTCGCGGCGGTGATGCAGGACGCCCGGCGCGGAAAGCTCTTCGGGTGGCGCACGAACGGCGCCGGCGGGACGACGGGCAGCTTCCCGGCGACGGTGTACTCGGAGGCTTTCGCCTCGCACACGATCGCGATGCACAACCGGCGGGAGCCGATCGTCACCAACGAGCTTCCGACGGCGCCGTACGTGGAGAACATCGGGGTGCGGCCGGATATCCTGTACGACCTGATGACGCTCGATGAATTGAACAACGATTTCCGCTGGTACGTGATCGCGTTTACGGAGGCGATTTCGGAGATGATCCGGGCGGGCCGGTGA
- a CDS encoding 1-phosphofructokinase family hexose kinase — translation MILTLTVNPAIDRIITADRLVFEDRAYILSRGESAGGRGINASAVLHSFGAPTFAILPSGGNSGPRFEADLSILGFPYEIVPIEAPVRSNLILMDRQGLTIKLNEPGPAITEGELARLESAVARHLSNASWLMLVGSLPPGVPAGFYRSLIRQAHAAGVKTLLDTDGEILQDAILEGPTAVTPNRQEASALLNKSLITRQHYRAAAARVLEMGAQSVVISLGSRGAIGARGDQFVEAVPPRVDAVSPIGAGDALNAAYAWAMARNDDFADAVRWGVAAGSASAKLPGMQFANLQQTRELYEQIRV, via the coding sequence TTGATCCTCACGCTCACGGTCAACCCCGCCATCGACAGAATCATTACGGCGGATCGCTTGGTCTTCGAAGACCGCGCCTACATCCTCTCTCGCGGCGAATCCGCCGGCGGCCGCGGCATCAACGCCTCGGCGGTGCTTCATTCATTCGGTGCGCCCACGTTCGCCATTCTGCCTTCTGGCGGCAATTCCGGTCCGCGTTTCGAGGCCGATCTCTCCATCCTCGGCTTCCCTTACGAGATCGTCCCCATTGAGGCGCCGGTCCGCAGCAACCTGATCCTCATGGATCGCCAGGGCCTTACCATCAAGCTCAATGAACCCGGCCCCGCCATCACCGAAGGGGAACTCGCCCGCCTGGAATCCGCCGTCGCCCGCCATCTGTCCAACGCTTCCTGGTTGATGCTGGTGGGCAGTCTCCCCCCGGGCGTCCCGGCCGGTTTCTACCGGAGCCTGATCCGCCAGGCCCACGCCGCGGGCGTGAAGACACTCCTCGATACCGACGGCGAGATCCTCCAGGACGCCATCCTCGAAGGCCCCACCGCCGTCACGCCCAACCGCCAGGAGGCCTCGGCGCTGCTGAACAAGTCGCTCATCACACGCCAGCATTACCGCGCCGCCGCCGCTCGTGTCCTCGAGATGGGCGCGCAATCAGTGGTGATCTCGCTCGGCAGCCGCGGCGCGATCGGCGCACGGGGCGATCAATTCGTCGAAGCCGTTCCGCCGCGCGTGGACGCCGTTTCCCCCATCGGCGCCGGCGATGCGCTCAACGCCGCCTACGCCTGGGCCATGGCGCGAAACGACGACTTCGCCGACGCGGTCCGCTGGGGCGTCGCCGCCGGCTCGGCCTCGGCCAAGCTCCCCGGCATGCAGTTCGCCAACCTCCAGCAGACGCGCGAACTCTACGAGCAGATCCGGGTCTGA